CTCCAACTCCAAGATGCGCCTGCATTTAACTGAACATCCTAAAAGTGCCTAGATGAAAGCTTATACTCATAAGTCCATCTAACCCACAATGAAGGCTTCAAGGTCAGAATATGCCAAATATGTGATGTCATTAGTGCAATGTTCCAATTTTTTAATCTTTTAAGACCCAAACCACCCTCATCTTTCGGCAAGCACACAATATCCCACTTCACTTTCGCTTTACCTCTTTTCATAGGCCCTTGACACCACAAAAAACCTCTCAACTTCTCGATGTCCTTGATAATCTGGTCCGGAAGAACAAAAACCGAACACCAATAGATTTGCATAGCAATCAAAACCGATTGAATTAATTGAACCCTGCCTGCAAAAGACAAGAATTTGTTCATCCACATCTCTACCTTGCTCTTGACCTTTTCGACCAATACTTTGCAATCCCGGTAAAATAATCTCAAAGAAACTCAAGGAACCCCTAAATACCGGACAGGTAGTCTCCCTTCCTCAAACGGCATAAATGCTCAAAATACTTTTTTACATATGCCGGAACATTACAAAAGAAAGCCGTACTTTTTGGTAAATTAGGCACCAACCCAGTGCACCTTTTGAACTCATCCAAAGAATCACGAATCACCCTAACAGAGCCCTCATTCGCCAGAGCAAAAATAAATAAATCATCCACAAAGCAAAGATTCATAATGCCCAACCGATCACACTTAGGGTGGAAGCCGAAGTTGGTCGCAGTATTAATGTTCCTACGAATCATAAGTGTAAGTACTTCCATGACTAAAGTGAATAGATAACGAGACATAGGATCCCCTTTTCTAAGACCCCGACGACCATGAAAAAAACCATGCAGTTCAATAGAAAATGATGTATTAGAGACACACGCCATAATCCATTTAATCATTTTCTTTGGAAATCCAAAACATATCAGCGTTACCTCCAAAAAATCCCAATCAACAGTATCATACGCCTTCTGTATATCAACTTTAAATGCACACCGAGGGGGCCCCCCGATCTAAGTGATAGTTCTTCATAAGCTCCTGAGTAAGTAGAATATTATTAGAAATCCGTCTCCCAGGGATGAATGCTGATTGGTTAATACTCACTACTTCATCTAGGCTCGACTTGATACGAACAAAAATAATCTTACTAATACATTTGTAAACAACATTACAGCAAGATATAGGTCTATAATCTGTTACAGTACTCGGGGTAAGAACTTTCGGCACAAGGGCAATCGTAGTGGTATTGATATCCTTAAGCATCTGACATTTGCAAAAAAAATCTTTAACTGCACGAGTGACATTGCCACTTATAGTTTCCCAAGTGGCTTTAAAGAAAGCAGATGAGTATCCGTCAGGGCCAGAGGATTTACATTCCCCAATGCCAAAAATAGCTTCCTTTATCTCTTGATCAGTAACCGGTCGAACCATCAAAGACGCCTGCTCATTGGATATCTGATTAGTGAATAAACTTCCAGGGTCCCTAATCTCTTCGCATGGAGTAGAGGTGCCCAAAAAAATTTTATAATGACGAACAAAAACCTTAGGCACTTCACTCCCCTCAACAAGCCTACCATCAGCATCCAAAATAACTTGTATCCTGCTCCTATTTGTCCTACTTTTAACAGCTTTATGGAAATAAGCAGAGTTTGAATCACCAACCCGAAGCCACTCTACTTTTGCTTTTTGCTTGAGCAAGCTTTCTTCAAGAAGAATAACTTCATTATACTCATGTAAACATGTGCTCGCCATTTGACGTTTTTCAATATCAAAGGGGTCTGCATCTAGTTTGCGTTGGGCTTCATCCAATTGATCACGACATTTAACAACCCTTTAGTGCATATCCCCTTTACTCCACATAAGTGTTCTAATATGCCTTTTAATCATGCGAAGTCTTTTTACCAACTTAAACATCTCATGGCCAGCAACATCCTGAGCCCATTCCCTAGAAACAGTATCATGAAATTCCTTATTTTTTATAACATAATTCCCAAACTTGAAAGGTTTGGGCTTACGAGCATTAATCACGGGAATTTTTATCATTGTCGGGAAGTGATCAGAGATTCTGTATGGGTAAAAGACAGCATAGGCATTAGTAAACTTATCTATAAACACATCATTACCCATTACCTGATCAATCTTCTTTAATATACTCGAACTCGAGCGAGGCCATTGGTTCCAAGTAAATTGAAATCCTGACCTATTTATATCCGACATACATATACTATCTACACACTCCTGAAAGTCCTGCATTGCAAGTGTACAAGACGATGTTCCAGCAGTAGATTCATCCGAATGAAGAGAGACATTGAAGTCTCCCATTAACAACCATGGCTCATTACCAGCCAAACCCCGATGTTTCTTGAGGTCTTACCAAAGCATACGTCTTCGAATGTAACCATTATCAGCATATACAAATGAAACAAATATTTTCCAATCATTATTCACTGATTTAATAAGACAATGTATTACCTGATCCGTAACATTTAATACCATAAGTTGGACAATGCCAGGATCCCAACCTATAATAATTCGAGTGCCACGCCTACACACCCTATTATTCGAATACCAATTCCAAGACGGAAAAACATAACTACAAATATTACTTAATTTGTCCACCATTACATGTAATTCAAGAATAGCACATACACTTACTTTTGTACTAAGTACCACATCACGAACCTCATTCTGTTTCGGGATGAGGTTCAGACCCCGAATATTCCATGATGCAAATCCTATCATTGGAAACTATCTAAACAGGGAGTGCTTGCCCCCTCAAATATATTTTTTGATGCCATATATTGCGCGGATTCCTCTTTATCAACTTCCACATCACTATCTTCATCCCTCAATACAAGTGTCTCATGTTCCTTTAcagtattatctttattaaaattataaagagCATTGAAGGGATTATTATTCTTCACACCATCAACTTTTTTTGTTGTTACTCGAACCCCCTTTATCACCAGTGTTCATAACATGTTGCGCAGAGTTATTCTTATTTGTATCAGTAGTTGAACTAACCCTAACCCTGTTATGTGCCTCGTTCTGATGCACCATATTTTCCTTAGATTGCACTCCACCATTACTTCTATTCTTTGGTCTATAAACCCACTGAGATTTAGTATTACTCATGACCTGCTTATGTTTACCAATAACAAGTCCCTTAATTTTCTTACGTTGGACGACTTGAAAACCGTCCTCCTCCACATTGGCTTGCGATTTCATTACAGTTACATTTTTAGGGCATTGACTATCCTTATGCCCAAAAACTTTGCATCCCGAACATCTAGGCGGATTCCATTCATATTCAATACGCACCTCATCAATCGTTTTATTACCACCATCAACACCCGAAGTCGATACTTTTAACATTTCTCTCAACTCATTCTTAGCCGATATCTCAATTAAAGCCCTTGCAAAGCTTGGATGTCCCCACGAATCAACACACATCGTACTCGTGAACGAGTCCAACATCATTGGTGTTCCCAGTTTCGAAGCTATTACACTTAACCCTACTTCGGTGTAGCTCACCAACGGGACATTATGCATCTTGATCTAAAACGGAACTTTGGTATGATCTTCTTTTGTCAAAGAAACATTCGGAGACCATTTATTCAAAATAATGGGGTTTGTAAGAACCATCCAAGGACCCAATTCCAACACATCCATCATACCTTTTCCGTCGCAAACTTGAAGAAaaaaaatccctttgaattcatCATGACTTTCTCAATCCCATATTTCTTCCAAACGTTAACCACATAATACTTCACCACTGGGAACGCCATACGATTACCAATGAAGTAGCCATACAACGTATTCCGATATCTATCTGATGCTTCTTTTACTGAATCAATCGGGATTTCAACATCAATGCCTTCCTCCAAGCTGATGGGTTGATTTATTAGACCAAAGTTAACCCTTCTACGTTCATCAGTACCCGAAACAGCATTCATAAATGTTTGTCATTCCTTTGACACATTCTCCTTCACAGTTGGTTGCATGGGAGGATTTTTGGGAACACCCTGTAAAGGAGGAAACTCATCCTCAAAATCCTCATCGGACGATTCATTCTGAATACTTATTCGCTCTTCCATATCTGATAGTCGACTCACCTTTTGTTCCTTATTCAAGTCACCAACATCTTCTTTGATTGAAGAACTATCAGACGACCTATTCATCCTTTGATCCACCTTCGTCACACCATCATTATCTTTGCGTGAAGATCTATCCAAAGGCATATCCATCTTCTGTTCCTTATTCACCACGCCATCATCATCTTTGCTAGATGATCTATCAGATGACCGGTCCATCTGTTCGTTGTTCAACACACTATCACCATCTTTTAGTGTTGATCGATCAATCTCAGAATCAGACGATAATACGTCATCCTCACCAGTTTTTGACACACTATCCAATGATTCACCACCAACCAAACGATTCCTCAACACCCTAGTAGCCGTCACCGTGGTTTCCGgtatctttttcttttttttccacCCATCAACACACAACGAACACTTCCAGATTAGAGATTGAATCGACgagaaagaaaaacaaaaaaaatctgCCACAGATCGCCTTCGAATGCGTACAATCAATTCTCCCGAGCATACCCTTAAAACCATGTTTCTCCTCATGTTTACTATATAATCGTTCAACATCGTATGCATTGGGAGATCTCATGTAGCATTCTTTGTATAAAGTAATAATACATTTACAAAAGTTGTCTAAATAAAGTATTGAGGATTTCTCACTCATTTTTAAATATTCATCAAACATATCGGCGACAATTCCATACGCCAATTGGCGTAGAGCCGAAGTAACTTTCTGAAATATTGTAAAGTCGGCCTACCGATAGCATCGAAACGTTCGGAAAAATATCTAAAATGCTCGGGAATATCATGACTATCGAAATTAGAAATACCTTGCGATATTCGGAGAAATAATTGAATCCGCATACGAAAATGCCTTTCAAATTTATGTGGCAAAAACGCGTGCGTCTCActaaaataatcattccataagttTTGTGTGGCATGCTCACGatttcttggaatataaattcgGGATCAAGGAACACGCTCGGATTTGACTTCAGAATTTTCATCTCCTATTAATTGAATTAGTGCAATAATACGGTCGTCTTCCGAATCAGATTCAGCATTAAGTAATACGATGCCATCTAATTATAAAAATAGTAGGATTGAAAGTGTAAAAATGATGGAAAGTATTGTGTCTTGGTATGTTAAAAATGAGAGTGTTAAtggatatatatagataaatagataaataatttatataaaaaatgGCATATAGCCATTGCCCAACGGCTTAAAAATCGGACCAATCAGACTTCGCCACGTGCATTTGACGAATTTTTTTTCCTATTTCATTTTCAATTGACGCCTCATTTTCGTCAGGCGTAACGCCCCATTAGAGGTGTCACCTTTCGCCAACACGTCTGACGGGACCCCGCTAACGCCGCGTTAAAAGTGGTCTTATGCGCTACTTGAATGACCCGTAGAAGTAGAGCCActgattaatttaaaattttatttttaatgataatcatcAGTAACTAAtgttgacaatatatatatatatatatatatatatatatatatatatatatatatatatatatatatatatatatatatatatatatatatatatatatatatatatatatatatattttaattttgtagtttttatgcatttaaatgcaacacattatatgcaaatgttaattaatatttatatcattaacaaacatatgttcattatcaCAGATTGGattttaaattgttaattatatgaaatattcaAATGTTCGCAAACAATTATGCACATGTGAACaagaaactatatatttgattatataggtaaaatataagttttttcaaactattttatattcattcttactctccatcaacatttatgggtgattcaatctactcacatgtgaaaatctttgtaaTTTAAAAGTTTCCGCTGTTCTCATCCTTTGTGATtttcgtttgaacttttgactatatatctatacatatctatatattatataaatctctaaaatgataatgTAATCATTTCACTAATTAGTAATTACCCTTAAATTTTGATAACGATGatgttattattttatattaatttaattaaaaataataatacgacatgttttataaaaggaaatactaatctctcctaaataAAAACTAACCAACTCTCATCCGTTATAATTTATTCTTCTGCCCATTTTATTGTTCAACAACCATGTTTTTCTTCTTTACAATCAATTTAATTTTACATTCTAGTCTTAAAGTAACGTTAGACggaaataaactaggaaataaaaAAGTAGATAGTTGGCCGAAGGGTGTCCCAATCTTCGATGTCATAACCAAGCTTtcctcgtaggtgttccgtgagcaagtAACACGGTACCCCGTTGAGAAACTTCGTCAATATAATATAGTCCCCTTTTTCAGTGCCACGTCCAATCACAGTCCCCGTACGAATATCCTGCAAGATGCAGAATGTCGGATACATGAAGAATTTACAATTTAGTTATTTTGTTACATGACTTACTGATAACAGCTTACGAGATAAACCTGAAATATATAGACAATTAGGTAATTTAATTGTTGGTGAGATTTCAATAGTTCCACCACTTTCAACTTGAATAATCTCACCATTACCGGTTTGAATTTTATCCCGTTTTGGTTTAGTTATTGAAACAATATCGTTTTTATCAAAGGTCGTGGTATCCGTTGCCCCACAATCGAGTATCCATGACCTAGTTTTAAAACTTTCTGATACTATATTTGCTTCGAATTGGGACGCTTTTTCATTTGATATTTTATTCAAGACGGAATAACTATTACTACAAGGAATAACTTCGGGCCTTTTTATACTAAATTTTGCCTTTATTTTGGGCTCAAGTTTTGTAACATCTTTTAGTTTTGGGGTTGGCCTAGTTTTAAAAGTATTTAATCTAGTGTGCCTATTATGGCCTGGCCCAGATTCACTAAAAGACATTAGATGGCCAAATTTCTCATTTTTTCTATTAACAGACTGACTAAGGCCCAAGTGTCTACTTTTAACTAATTTATGGGTAGGTTGGCCCAACCGTCCACTTATATTTCCTTTTAATTTTCCACAACTGTCCAATACCTTATCTGCTAGTTTatctgtaacaccgtacttttacccttttttttttttaagacaCTCATAGCGGAAGACTTGAAGGTTTCACATCATATATTAGTTCATAATTATATGATAACACAAATTCACATGTATTACGTTATTAATACAACCCATTTGACCATATAGTTTATTACAAAACATCATAGTTATATATTGTGTCAAACATCTTCGCTTGCCTTGcaaacccaccaaaagctgctaatctatacctgcagggcaaaacactgtgggagAATTAGCATAACGCTAGGTGAATGgtaatatctaggtggacatcactacaagcatcaagcaaaacttataggcactggtcactaatcactttaagtcatacacaagaggaccggcaacccatagCTGATTAAGATGGAATATACTGATAGTCCACACTACtgagtcactggtatagtcttccagacgtgacactcgtcattcatactataccactaatcagtaacacttAGACCCAATACTATCACTctaaatacacaaggtaaatagcattgacctcttacgtcgcacaaaacacctcgacgttcaCTGGTGGTCACATAATCACATAAGGTCACTGtactggtcacagactcattacacagtctaattataAGTATGGCACgtatcactatacttgtcactgtataatcacaccCATAAAGATAATtccactcacctggaagcacaagaactcagttgtcttatatcactgagccttcacctttccgtttatcacctgagaatatcaatTCTCGAGTTAGTACACTTTTCAATCAAATTACACATCTGAATAAATATCACAGTAAATACAGTAAACGGGTCAgaattgcacttgacccaaacGTACAACCACTGTCACTCGCAcggatgaggtctcactcgtgcgactgactaTACTCACTCGCACGGGTGAGTATCCTCACTCGCACGGATGACCTATCACTTATACTAGTGATTATCAAACCTACTCACACAGTTTAGTGTCTCACTCGTGCGAATGGACACTTCACTCGAATGAGTGAGTGCCTCAGACGCACGGTTGAGCAAGTACAACAGCACAACTGCAATTCGAGCTTTTTAAACCCAACCTAAAGTTTGATTAAGTGTTTTAAAATCCTATCATTAGAAACTACACCTCAAGACGATTCCaatgatagtttattcatcaaaaacggagttacggtttgaaagttacagccttttcaattttaccaaaaactgGCACTGCTCAACCGCGCGTCTGAGGCCTCAAacgtacggttgagccctcaaccgcatggttgagccctcaaaagtgttctcaactgcgtggttgagctgtcaaacATGTGGGAGCTGTAGAACAGCTCCAGCTCGCTGTTTTAGCGTtttttgactccaaatcttgatttTTGGCCGTTCTGGTCATGAAACCACCTCAAAAaacatcatataatatatatacaaactatttctaacatcaatttagCATCACAAACATATATCATCAAGAATCAATCACTAAAAACTCATTTTAACCAAACTCATATAAAACCTATTTGGAATCACCAAAATCAAAGATGCTTACCTTGTTTTGATCCTTGAAACTGATAGAATCAGATACACAACTTCACAATCTTTGATTTGAACTACTTGATTCAAGATTTAAAGAACAATAGGGAGTGTTTAGGTTTTGTTTTAGTTGATAAAATGGTAAGATAAGAACGTACATGCATATATCTTATTATTTAGGTTTCTTCTCACATAGGTAAGACTTCCGTctaatacacgggtatttatcagttatctgaaacccaaaatctttaataacttattcattctaagtccatttcacaaaagaaaatatgttctgtgacccttgtcacaaaacacaTATTATCCCACACACAATAATTATAAaatacataattattaaaatcactataatAACACAGAAGGATAAATAGGTCATTACTACTAGGCCCAAATCTAggctgttacaaatctacccccttaagaagaatCCGTCCTCagaatttggtcaacgttaaatagaTGAGAGTATCTAGAAGTCATCAACTCCTCGGTCTCCCATGTCAGGTTggtgcctaaactatgcttccattcaCAAGCACTATTGGTGTCAGTTTTCTTGCACAACTTGATCACTTTTTGATCCAAAACTCTAACTGGTTCCCCCACTAACTTCTTATTAATTTCCACTTTCAAATTTTGAAGAGGTAAAATCTGACTTGTATCTTTAACTTTACACTTGCAGAGATAATACACATTGACTTTACCAAGATGACACCGAACACTCATAATCACAATCTTTGGTCAATTCTTGCCATTTTCTCTGATGCATATCCATCTCTTTCTACGAAAAGATATACTATAAACTTTTATGATTGGTGCAGATAATACGATGCGTACTACAAGGAGAATATCCCCATAACTTTAATGTAAACACAGCTGCAATCATTTTTAAATCATAAGCTGGATAATTCTTTTTACTTGATTTTAACTTGTTAAGACACATACGCAATTACACAATCTCTTTGCCTTAATACACAGCCAACACTTGATAGAGACGCATCGCAATACGCAACGAGGTCGTCGGATCCCTCAGGTAAGGCTAACACTAGTGCTTGACACAACAAACTTTATCAAAAtctgaaatgcagtttcttgttCATTCTCTCACTGAAAAGAAACAATCTAGTTAGCTCTGTCAAAGaacttgcaatctttgaaaaatcttTACTAAACCGTtggtagtaaccggccaatcctagaaaactctcaatttttgtcggattctgatatgccactaacggacggttttatttctgcggtgtcgttaggtcgcagggtgtCCGATttggtagcacacagtgtcttcgtttatttatattttactgggcctaaatttacttttactttctaaggtgtagaaggtgtaagttaacctagtgtcaaattttatgctgattaacgaattgaagatcaagtggataattgtcttttagttaaattacctagataaagatagtagttgattttagctaaaggtcctaaatgcagaaaagtaaagaaagtggaaggatatctggagtatgcagatcatggagatgttgaccaagatatcagtattgggttagggaaaggtaattatgcttatgttaagactatgcttggattgatgttgatctggttagatgagccaattacacagacctacttatttctgaactctcggagttctctttgagcagtgagaagtatgtcacttggtcttataactaaagtgtaacaatacctcggaggttatcctcagtagagtactaggtttattagtaagttaaACTCTAATCCTATCCCTcattatcagtttagataactgaataacaacgtgccgtgttgattgaacactgatcacaaacggaaggagtccgtcggtttaagttggcaaaaccttaagtggaaactaacaaccattacatcatactagtgagatcacaacaaataaaacattatacagcattacagttaatatactgatagtaaagaagatagaaacctaataagtacctgaacagttgatatgactaagacctagggcaacaatcagacaaaaacatgcaataggcttgggtcatacagtagaggtactaactagatcttaatagctcctaggaggtctcttcggaacagtcaataggcatactaggtcattcatgtctcaattcctaggtttcgTATCCTAAAAgtacattaaatgcctctcgggaactccggccataccgagttcatagaatcttcagatacagtataaccaggggtcttaatcctatgaagtagctaatttcatataggtggacaagtcctgatcacaacctaagttggtcaatccttaagatgctagcatacaaatctatcagacttcctagttcaacaTTATACCAATAaccgtactatattaacataattacgctaacacaaaacttctatcatggcaacatacagataaattacgctatcatggcaatatcggaacgcattattaaacataaaagataagaatacatgtttaatataaaatacaagcgtttcggataaaaacctgaaaaggccgaactaatctgccctggatcgcagggactcgccgggatatcctccggaaaataaaagctaagctaactactactaaaaactaactaaaatattgaaaatgtaaattgaattgcaagttgagtgtcttgaaatgaatggagaaaggcccttaaatagacttggaattctgccaaatacgcctggcagggcgtattTGGCAGCCCGTATGCAAGGCATGCCGTATGGTGAAGGCACTTGGTGGGGCGTATCTGGCAGGGCgtatccatactggcaggccgtatgccaagccgtatggtgtgctgatcgtgccttgattcactggatcgtaacttgatttcttgtctttcaccgttttcgctctagaatcttcgttttagctcagctttacttgattctttttgcatcgcctttgtaattacttaatatataaaatcaaccgaaaaagcgataattttgccgacaaagttttaatctttattgttttagggtctgatttagggggtaaaaacgtgactttttgcccgatatcaaataccccacacttagcattgcttgtcctcaagcaagaaagcgggagtatcgggatctttctaatagattcttcctTTCCCTACCCATAGATCTTTTTATtaagccttcatcagaagtcggcacatctttcgaaaTATTAGAAAAattttcgagcttcgatgatttggccgctagatttcaattgcgttcataatggaaaaggcgtactttccaactctcggatgtagagtatacatgatcaggctcctcactgatggatcactcatatcactcaagtgtttagggtgtcctattctagttGTATTgttgctcagaagccagtcgtgtaacagttctcatcataggcttggtaaaacatcgatatctccaccggttaagtaaggacggcactgatcttcttcctaaacaCTCTtttaagaggaagacgggttatagggtttggttagaaatttatgaatttggtgaaaggtatccagatcttttgatttgagAGAATTGAtggactttgattcttcagagtatccattttggatagataatggctgagaattccgtaaaggttttcttcggaagaggcggatgttgctaagactttgtctagaattttcttttgctcttccagcattcttcttcagggcatctccttggggttttttttttgccttattagagactttgctctttcataaacacatttttttttcggcataccctttcttcataacttttgtctttcgttcctggtgcccagagaggaagtgataatccactgaaaataggtctttgacctatcaaaaacaatcaggggttcggaatctttcgactagtgcttttgaagcgaattagatcgatctatctctttattaacCTCTGGATCTTTGGATGAATAGAAAGGGAAATGAAATGTGAAtgatgtattttgggagtgaatttggggtgaatatttctgattcatcaactctttatgtgagttggtcggtttaaaattGCTTGGAGTGAAAACGGaaatggatggctttttgtcttctctattcagaatgatttcggaaggagtatcgcacctgcaccacgtatggcgcttactaaccattggccttgaaacgtatggcTGAACCAAGTTCTAATTTGAACcgcacaccggcacgctcatcaattgaaataacaaagtactgtagatttgataggtcatacagatactttgggtccaagattcctcactttttagagtaggggtcgtgcttgatcatgcgtagcctttaacgtattttcttaaaagaaatcttttgacacaaaacattagtttcagtttgatcgttccgttctaataaatgttccgaaaaccaatttctagcaattttattagatcttttgggcaaaaacaaagtaagaattttttaaaattacccaatatccattgtttaattacttttgaacaaaagaatttttcaaaacctggcgttttatggttacttgactttaaaactttcgaccttaaaaaccttacccattaccccacacttagaagaacattgtccctaatgttctctagaaagaatattttgatactatataaatcaaggacatgacttctaaaattctaagttagttgcgggggtcaccccacacttagagattttagtgcgttataattgaaatagggttgaggaaagattacttcccta
The window above is part of the Rutidosis leptorrhynchoides isolate AG116_Rl617_1_P2 chromosome 1, CSIRO_AGI_Rlap_v1, whole genome shotgun sequence genome. Proteins encoded here:
- the LOC139840610 gene encoding uncharacterized protein; protein product: MGDFNVSLHSDESTAGTSSCTLAMQDFQECVDSICMSDINRSGFQFTWNQWPRSSSSILKKIDQVMGNDVFIDKFTNAYAVFYPYRISDHFPTMIKIPVINARKPKPFKFGNYVIKNKEFHDTVSREWAQDVAGHEMFKLVKRLRMIKRHIRTLMWSKGDMH